The Verrucomicrobiota bacterium genome has a segment encoding these proteins:
- a CDS encoding PEP-CTERM sorting domain-containing protein (PEP-CTERM proteins occur, often in large numbers, in the proteomes of bacteria that also encode an exosortase, a predicted intramembrane cysteine proteinase. The presence of a PEP-CTERM domain at a protein's C-terminus predicts cleavage within the sorting domain, followed by covalent anchoring to some some component of the (usually Gram-negative) cell surface. Many PEP-CTERM proteins exhibit an unusual sequence composition that includes large numbers of potential glycosylation sites. Expression of one such protein has been shown restore the ability of a bacterium to form floc, a type of biofilm.) → MTKTINKLVPVFIIIAFTLNVRAQLVVDFTSAGANPATSTLTVDILEGSAVASGTNNPGTTGAFSTSTATGTFEILISPVGDPETNSFEPLTWGGIVDTSTSFIDTNNSGWGVSSTAAGDGGNTSPGEALLFSFDLSGLSLGVDERLVWTGFTVAGSGGNNTVLHIQTSATSGSLVATGTPGIFNQIISNGDLFALSATGSGQKRFETATFDIVTIPEPSTVFLTAAGVGALLLLRGRSSKK, encoded by the coding sequence ATGACAAAAACAATCAACAAGCTTGTACCTGTATTTATCATTATTGCATTCACCTTGAACGTACGAGCCCAACTCGTAGTCGATTTCACGAGCGCAGGAGCTAATCCTGCAACATCTACATTAACAGTTGATATACTTGAGGGTTCGGCAGTTGCTTCGGGAACCAACAATCCAGGCACTACCGGAGCATTCTCCACTAGCACTGCAACAGGCACATTTGAGATATTAATATCACCTGTTGGCGATCCAGAAACCAATAGCTTTGAACCACTGACCTGGGGAGGCATTGTCGACACCAGCACATCTTTTATTGATACCAATAACTCAGGCTGGGGGGTAAGCTCTACGGCAGCGGGAGATGGAGGAAATACTTCCCCCGGGGAAGCATTACTCTTTTCCTTTGACTTATCTGGTCTCAGTCTCGGGGTTGATGAAAGATTGGTTTGGACTGGGTTCACAGTTGCTGGTTCGGGAGGTAATAACACTGTCTTGCATATCCAAACAAGTGCCACATCGGGAAGCCTTGTTGCCACAGGAACACCTGGAATTTTCAACCAAATTATATCCAATGGCGATCTCTTTGCTTTGTCAGCAACAGGATCAGGTCAAAAGCGTTTCGAAACGGCTACCTTTGATATTGTAACTATTCCAGAACCTTCAACGGTTTTCCTAACAGCTGCAGGTGTTGGAGCACTGCTTCTCTTAAGAGGCCGCTCCAGTAAAAAATAA